One Enterobacter asburiae genomic window, CCAATGAGCCTGTCCATGAACGTCTATGCTAAATACCAGTGGCAGAACTATGGTGCCGAAAACCAGAATGAGTGGGATGGCTATCGTTTCAAAGTGAAATACTTTGTGCCAATCACTCAGCTGTGGGGCGGTAACCTGAGCTACATCGGCTTCACCAACTTCGACTGGGGTTCAGATCTGGGCGATAAGAGCGGTTACGCTGAAAACGGCATCAAGCAGCGCACCAACAATTCCATCGCTTCCAGCCACATTCTGGCGTTGAACTACGATCACTGGCACTACTCTGTCGTGGCACGTTACTGGCACAACGGCGGCCAGTGGAACGACGACGCGAAACTGGTGTGGATGAACGAAAACGTCCGCTCTACTGGCTGGGGTGGTTACCTGGTTGTGGGTTATAACTTCTAACCTTGTGGTTGATGCCGGGTGGCGGCTACGCCTTACCCGGCCTACAAAACCTGTAGGCCCGTGCAAGCGCAGCGAGGCCGGGCAAAAAAGTCAGCTCAAGAGCTGGCTTTTTACTGCTTAACCTTCCGCAAAAAATCTGCCAGAGACCTGTCCGCACTCTCGCTAAACCGCCTCTCCGTCTGCACAATATTGAGGCACCGGTCGAGCCGGAAACAGCGATAGTCATCACGCCGTTCGCACCACGCCGCCAGCAGCCAGCGCTCCCCCCAAAAGAACAGCCCCAGCGGCTGAACCTCACGCTTTGAGAGTTGCCCGGCTTCATCACGGTAATGCAGCGCCAGTACTCGCTGGGCGGAAATCGCCTGATGGATCCTGTCAAAATCGCTGCGGGAGTGGCTTTGCATGCAAAAATCCGGGGCGTAGATCCGCGTCTGCTCCGCCTTTCGACGACTCTCCTCGGGCAGGATAGCCAGCACCTTCTCCTGAGCCGACTCCAGCTCGCGCGATAGCGATTCCCCTCCCCAGGTTTTGAGCAGGCGAATCGCGACGATCAGCGCCTCTGACTCCTTATTTGTCAGCATCAGCGGCGGCAGGTCAAAACCCGACATTAGCCGATATCCGCTCCCCGCCTCACCTTCCACCGGCACGCCGGAAAGCGACAGGTCGCGGATATCGCGGTAGACCGTGCGCTCGGACACGCCAAGCCGGTCCGCCAGATGCGCTGCCGTTGTCAGACGCCTGCCCCGCAGGATCTGCACAATCTGAAACAAACGGTCAGCGCGTCGGGTCATATCTTATTCCGCTCTCAGGCAGGTTGATGGAGGCCGACGCGGTTACCCTCGCTGTCGGTAAACAATGCGATCGTGCCAATGCCATGCGGCAGTTCCAGCGGGCCAAACACGCACTCGCCGCCCGCAGAGGCGATGCGATCGAGCGTGGCCGCCAGATTGTCAGTATGCAGGTAAATAATAGCGCCCTGCAAAGACGGTGTAACGCCGTCAAATTTTGCCAGCGCCCCGCCGGTATACGGATCCTCATGCGGGAAAACGGCCAGCTCCGCGCAGTCCATTTTCTCGCGACGCAGCGCGAGCTGCATCACTGGCTCATAAAATTTGATAGCGCGATCCATATCCGCGACCGGAATTTCAAACCAGTTAATGACGCTTTTCATACATCCTCCTGACTGTTGTTTGGGTTCAGAAGGAGTCTACGACAGGGCTCCTGACAGCATACTGTCAGGAGTGTTTGTCAGGAGCAGATAAAAAAAATCCCGGTCAACCGACCGGGATTTCGATAACGCGCTAAACGTCGCCTTACGGCAGAATGGACGGCTGATCCGCCCCTTCTTTCTCGACTTTCTGCTGGAGCAGGTGCTCGCGCTTCATGCCGAGTTTCAGTGCCAGTGCGGACGCGACGTAGATAGAAGACGCCGTACCGATGGTGACACCAATCAGCATGGTCAGCGAGAAGCCTTCCAGTACCGGGCCACCGAAGAGATAGAGCATCAGGATAACCATTAAGGTCGTTCCGGATGTGATCAATGTACGGTGCAGCGTCTGGGTCAACGACACGTTAAAGATTTCATACGGCGTACCGCGACGGATCTTACGGAAGTTTTCACGAATACGGTCAGATACCACGATACTGTCGTTCAGTGAGTAACCGATAACGGACATCAGGGATGCCACAATCGTCAGGTCAATCTCAATGTGGAACAGCGACAGTACGCCCATGGTGATCACCACGTCGTGCGCAAGAGCGATAACCACACCTGCCGCCAGGCGCCACTCGAAGCGGAAGCCAACGTAGATCAGGATGGAGATCAGCGCCACCATCAGCGCCATCGCACCGGTTTGCGCCAGATCCGCGCCCACACTCGGGCCGACGAACTCAATACGCTTCACCGCCGCATTCTGGCTGGTCGATTCGTTGATGACGTTCAGAACCTTGCTACCCAGCTCCTGGCTGCCGTTGGCATCGTGTACCGGAGGCATACGCACCATGATGTCGCGGCTGCTGCCGAAGTTTTGCAGCAGCGGCTCTTCAAAGCCCGCTTTCTGCAGCGATTCGCGCATCTGGTCCATATCGATCGGTTTTTCCAGGGAGATTTCAATTACCGTACCACCGGTAAAATCGAGACCCCAGTTAAAGCCTTTCACGCCCATAATGACGATGGACAGAATCAGCAGAAAACCTGAAATGCCGAAGGCCCAGTAGTCCCAGCGCATAAAGTCCCAGACTTTACGGCCGTGGTTTAATTGTTCAACAGTATATTCCTGTGCCACAACGCACTCCTCAGATAGACAGCTTTTTGACGCGCTTGCCGCCGTACAGCAGGTTCACGATGGCACGGGTGCCGACAATAGCGGTAAACATCGACGTTGCAACACCGATACCGGTTGTAATCGCAAAGCCTTTGATCGCGCCAGTACCCACTGCATACAGGATAAGAACCTTAATCAGTGTTGTTACGTTCGCATCGAAGATGGAGCTGAACGCTCCTTTGTAGCCTTCTTCAATCGCCTGTTGCACAGAGCGACCGTTGCTCAACTCTTCTTTGATACGTTCGTTTATCAGTACGTTGGCGTCGACCGCCACCGCAAGAGTCAGAACGATACCCGCAATACCCGGCATGGTCAGCGTCGCGCCCGGCAGCAGGGACATGATGCCGATGATCAGCACCAGGTTAGCCAGCAGAGCGGACGTCGCAATCAGACCAAACTTCTTATAGAAGAAGATCATGAAGAGGATGGAGACAACCAGACCGGCCAGACACGCTTCCAGACCCTGCTGGATGTTTTGCATACCCAGAGTAGGACCAATGGTACGTTCTTCAACAATCTGAATTGGCGCAATCAGCGCACCGGCACGCAGCAGCAGAGAGAGCTGACGCGCTTCGTTCGGGTTGTTAATACCGGTAATACGGAAGCTGTTACCCAGACGAGACTGGATATTGGCGATGTTAATCACCTCTTCCTCTTTCACCAGTACCGCACGACCGTTTGCATCTTTCTTACCGCTGTCTTTGTACTCCACGAACAGGGTCGCCATCGGTTTGCCGATGTTGTCCTTGGTGAAGTTAGACATAATGTTACCACCCGCGCTATCGAGCGAGATGTTAACCTGCGGCTGGTTGTATTCGTCCTGGCTGGAAGTGGAGTCGGTGATATGGTCACCGGTCAGGATCACACGTTTGTACAGCACAACCGGCTGACCTTCGCGGGTCTGTTTCACTTCGGAGTCACCCGGAATACGGCCTGCGGCAGCAGCGGACTGATCGACATTAGAGTTAACCAGACGGAATTCCAGAGTCGCGGTTGCACCCAGAATCTCTTTCGCACGTGCGGTATCCTGGATACCCGGCAGTTCTACCACGATACGGTCAGCACCCTGACGCTGTACCAGCGGCTCAGCCACGCCCAGCTGGTTTACACGGTTACGCAGAATGTTGATGTTCTGCTGAACGGCGTATTCACGCGCTTCGCTCAGACGTGCATCCGTCATTACCGCACGCAGCTGGTTGCTGCCCTGAGAGGTAATCACCAGATCGCGGTGACGCTGAGACAGGTAAGTTACAGCCTGGTCGCGTGCCGCGCTGTCGCGGAACGTGATGCTCAAGCCGTAGTTATCTTCTTTACGCACGGTGGTATAGGCGATGCCTTTCTCACGCAGATCGCTGCGCAGGCTGTCGATATTCTGTTCCTGCAGCTTGCCGAGCGCGGTATCCATATCCACTTCCATCAGGAAGTGAACGCCGCCACGCAGGTCAAGACCCAGTTTCATTGGCTCTGCATTCAGAGCAGCCAGCCAACGCGGAGTTGCAGGAGCAAGGTTAAGCGCCACGACGTATTTATCACCCAGCACGCCCATCAGCGCTTCGCGAGCGCGGAGCTGCGTGTCGGTGGTGTCGAAGCGAGCAAGAATAGCGCCCTCTTCCAGTGCCACAGACTTAGCGGTAATTTTTTCTTCTTGTAACGTTTTCTGGACCTGGATCAGCGTTTGCTCACTGGCGGCGACACCGCGCGCGCCAGTGATTTGAACGGCCGGATCCTCACCATACAGGTTGGGAAGCGCGTACAGCAGGCCGACGATAATCACGACGACCAGCATGATGTACTTCCACAAAGGATAACGGTTTAACACGGCAGTTCCCTTTGGGAAAAGTTGGGATTACAGCGCCTTCATGGTGCCTTTCGGCAGAACGGCAGCTACGAAGTCACGTTTGATAACCACTTCAGTGGTGTCATTCAGGGCGATAGCAATGTAGCCGTTTTCAGCCACTTTGGTTACGCGACCCACCAGACCACCGTTAGTCAGCACTTCATCGCCTTTCGCGATGGAGTTCATCAGGTTTTTGTGCTCTTTGGTGCGCTTCTGCTGTGGACGCAGAATCATGAAGTAGAAGATCAGACCGAACACAACCAGCATCAGAATCAGAGACATCGGGCTGCCCTGCGCTGGAGCACCTGTTGCCGCTACCGCATCAGAAATAAAAAAGCTCATTCAAATTCCCTCATTATTAAAATTAATCAACGTTCAAAGGTGGGACATCCCGGCCCTGACGTTGGTAGAAATCGGTCACGAAGCTCTCTAATTTACCCTCTTCGATAGCCTTACGTAAACCAGCCATTAAGCGCTGATAATAACGAAGATTATGAATGGTATTGAGACGCGCGCCCAAAATCTCGTTGCAACGATCGAGATGATGCAGATACGCGCGAGAATAATTGCGACAGGTATAGCAATCGCACTCGGAATCGAGCGGGCTGGTGTCACTCTTATGCTTCGCGTTACGGATTTTCACCACGCCATCGGTAACGAACAAATGGCCGTTACGCGCGTTGCGGGTTGGCATGACGCAGTCGAACATATCAATGCCGCGGCGTACGCCTTCAACCAGATCTTCTGGTTTACCCACGCCCATCAGGTATCGTGGTTTATCCGCAGGGATTTGCGGGCAAACATGCTCCAGAATGCGGTGCATGTCTTCCTTCGGCTCACCCACAGCCAAACCGCCGACAGCGTAGCCATCAAAACCTATCTCTACCAGACCTTTAACAGAGATATCGCGTAAATCTTCGTAAACGCTGCCCTGGATAATGCCGAACAGCGCATTTTTGTTCTGCAGGGAGTCAAAACGGTCACGGCTACGCTTCGCCCAGCGCAGGGACATCTCCATAGAGCGTTTTGCGTAGTCCCAGTCCGCCGGGTACGGCGTACATTCGTCGAAGATCATCACGATGTCAGAGCCGAGGTCGTACTGGATCTCCATCGATTTTTCGGGATCGAGGAAAATCGGATCGCCGTTGATCGGGTTACGGAAGTGTACGCCCTGCTCGGTGATCTTGCGGATATCGCCCAGGCTGAAGACCTGGAAGCCGCCGGAGTCGGTCAGGATGGGGCCTTTCCACTGCATGAAATCGTGCAGGTCACCGTGGAGCTTCATGATCTCCTGACCCGGACGCAGCCACAGGTGGAAGGTGTTGCCGAGGATAATCTGTGCGCCAGTGGCTTCGACTTCTTCCGGCGTCATCCCTTTTACGGTGCCGTACGTGCCCACAGGCATAAACGCGGGGGTTTCCACCACGCCGCGATCAAACACCAGGCGACCGCGACGCGCGCGACCGTCGGTGGTATCGAGTTCAAATTTCATTTTTTCTCCGACGTCAGAAAAACAGTCCAACGTTGTAAAACGGTGCCGCGGACTTATTCCCCGACACGCTCATTCAAAGCCAGCGGATTGTACGTGATAAACATCGCGTCCCCGTAGCTAAAAAAGCGATATTTTTGTTCTACCGCAGACTTGTAGGCGTTCATCGTATGCTGATAACCGGCAAACGCGGAAACCAGCATAATCAGCGTTGATTCAGGCAGATGGAAGTTGGTCACCAGCGCGTCAATCACTTTGTACTGATAGCCCGGGTAGATAAAGATCTGCGTATCGCCAAAGAACGGCTCGATAAGATCGTTTTTCGCCGCCTGCGCGGCGCTCTCGAGTGAGCGCACGGACGTCGTACCGACCGCCACGACGCGGCTACCGCGCGCTTTCGCCGCCAGTACCGCGTCCACCACATCCTGAGGCACTTCAGCATACTCAGAGTGCATGATGTGATCTTCAATGCTGTCCACGCGCACCGGCTGGAAGGTCCCCGCGCCGACGTGCAGCGTCACGAACGCCATCTCCACGCCCTTCGCACGCAGTTTTTCCAGCAGCGGCTCATCAAAATGCAGGCCCGCGGTCGGCGCAGCGACGGCGCCAGGCTTCTGGCTGTAGACGGTCTGATACAGCTCGCGGTCGGCCTCTTCGTCCGGACGCTCAATATACGGGGGCAGCGGCATGTGGCCGATGGCGTTCAGGATATCGAGCACCGTGCGCTCGTCGTCGAACGCCACCTCAAACAGCGCGTCGTGGCGCGCGGTCATGGTCGCTTTGATGCTCTCGTCATCGCCCAGCAGCAGTTCAGCGCCCGGCTTCGGCGCCTTAGAAGCGCGAATATGTGCCAGAATACGTTTATCATCGAGCATACGTTCGACCAGCACTTCAATCTTGCCGCCGCTGGCTTTACGACCGAACAGGCGCGCCGGGATCACGCGGGTATTGTTAAAGACCAGCAGATCGCCAGGGTTGAGCTTGTCGAGCAAATCGGTGAAAGTACCGTGCGTCAGCTCGCCCGTTGGCCCATCCAGTGACAGTAAGCGACAGCTGCTGCGCTCAGGCATGGGATAGTGAGCAATCAGGGATTCAGGTAGTTCAAAGGAGAAATCGGCGACGCGCATGACGTATACTCGTGACTTAAAAACAGGCGGCATAGTCTAGTGCTCACACCCTTTTGCTGCAACAACTAGCCGCCCCGGACAAATAAAACGCATGAATTTTCTCGCTCACCTGCATCTCGCTCACCTCGCTGACAGCTCCCTGTCCGGCAATTTGCTGGCCGATTTCGTACGCGGCAACCCCGCTGAGGACTATTCCCCTGAGGTTGTCGACGGCATTTTCATGCACCGCCGCATCGACGTGCTGACGGATAAGCTGCCGGAAGTGACGGAAGCCAAAGCGTGGTTTCGCCCTGAAACGCGCCGCGTTGCGCCGATCACGCTCGACGTGATGTGGGACCACTTTCTGTCGCGCCACTGGGAACAGCTGTCGCCGGAGATGCCCTTGCCGGATTTTGTGCGCTATGCCCGCCAGCAGGTGTCGATCATTCTGCCCGACTCGCCGCCGCGCTTTGTGAACCTGAATAACTATCTGTGGTCAGAACGCTGGCTGGAGCGCTATCGCGAGATGGACTTCATCCAGAACGTGTTGAACGGGATGGCAAGCCGTCGCCCGCGGCTGGATGCGCTGCGCGACTCCTGGTATGACCTGGATGAACATTACGACGCGCTGGAGGCCCGATTCTGGCAATTCTATCCACGCATGATGGCGCAGGCGAAAAACAAACAGCTGTAACAGAATTCGCATTGATAGGTAAAAGCTGGCGGAACGATTGTCACCACCTCTTTGTCTTATCCCTGAACACTCTCTATACTGGCTCGCGTTGCGTTCCAAATAACCTTAGTATCTACAGGAGAATCATATGGTTCTGGTAACTCGTCCGGCTCCGGATTTTACAGCTGCAGCAGTTCTGGGCAACGGTGAAATCGTTGAAAACTTCAACTTCAAACAGCACACCAACGGTAAAGCGACCGTTCTGTTCTTCTGGCCAATGGACTTCACTTTCGTTTGCCCGTCTGAGCTGATCGCATTCGACAAACGTTATGAAGAATTCCAGAAGCGTGGCGTAGAAGTTGTTGGCGTCTCCTTCGACTCTGAATTTGTACACAACGCATGGCGTAACACCCCTGTCGACAAAGGCGGCATCGGTGCGGTGAAATACGCAATGGTTGCGGACATCAAACGCGAAATCCAGCAGGCTTACGGTATCGAACATCCGGACGCTGGCGTTGCGCTGCGTGGTTCCTTCCTGATCGACGCAAACGGCATCGTTCGTCACCAGGTTGTGAACGATCTGCCGCTGGGTCGTAACATCGACGAAATGCTGCGCATGGTCGACGCGCTGCAGTTCCACGAAGAGCACGGCGAAGTGTGCCCGGCTCAGTGGGAAAAAGGTAAAGAAGGCATGAACGCGTCTCCAGACGGCGTGGCGAAATACCTGTCTGAGAACGTATCCAGCCTGTAATCGGCACGGTTTACGAAAAAGGCCCGCTTATGCGGGCCTTTTTTTATGCCTTACGCTGCGTCTCTCGCCAGATGCGCCAGGCCATGCCCGCCAGCAGAATCACGCCCGCAATCAGCACGCCCCATACCAGCAGCGTGTTCATCCTGCTCTCCCGCTCGGCCGCAGAGGTAGCGGTCAGACGCCCCTCGCCGCCTAATGCGACATTATCCAGAATGTCGGCCTGAGGCAGGTTTGCCACATCATAGGTCTTGCGCAGGTCGGCCGGGATCAGCATGCCTGGCTCCACGCTGGCAGGCTTTGCGGCGCCGTTGCCCCAGGCGAGCACGTACGGCGCTTTCCCCTGCGCGTTGAACACCAGATCGTAGCGGTCGCGATGTCCCGTGACGCTCGGCAGGTATTCTGGCAGACGCGCATTCAGCGTCGTGATTTTCACTGCCTGCACCAGGCCGCCGTTAAGCGAAACCGGTGGCGACGTTTTACCCTCAAGACGGTAAAGAACCTCTTTCTTCAGGGGATGCCATGCGTCTTTTTCCGTACTCCGCCACGCTATCTCCACGGGGAGGACGCCATCGCCATTCAGTGAGAGGCTGACAGCACTCAGCGGCTGCGGGCGCGCCCAGTGCCACTGCGCTTCGCTTGCCGATAGCTGCTCCCCTTCCCCCTCAAGATCGACCGCTTCCGGGGCCGCCTGGGCAGGTGCGCTGATGGCGTTTACGCCGGTCAAGGTTATCCCCTGGCTCTGCGCGTTCAGCACCACCATGAGATAACGATTCGCATCGGGAGATAAAACCGTATCGGTATCGATCCGATCGAGCTTAAGACGATCCTGGCCGCTGACGACATCCAGCAAGGGCATATCCTCACGCAGGGTATACCAGCGCTTAAGATCCTCACTGTAATAGACCGACGCCGTTCCCTGCCACGGCGTCTGAGGGGAATTCCAGAGCAGCTGCAGCTGGGATATGGCCATCTCCCCCGTCGCCTGCTCCGGCAGGGTCAGCAGATAATGTTGCCCGGCTGCGGCGGCTTTTTGCCCCTCCAGCACAATCTCAACGCCGTTTCGGGAACGAAGCAGGATCTTATCGCTATCACCGGATCCTTGCGAAGCCGCAAGCGGCGAGGCGTCCAGCGGGAAGAGGCGCAGCGCGGTGGATTGCGCTGGCACCTGCGGGCGCGTCGCGCTGACCAGGCTGAAGGGAACCGGCTCGCCCGACTGGTTAAAGACGCGGACATCATGCAGATCCGGCGACGTGCTTTGCTCATAGACGGCGAGCGGCAGCATCACCCGATACCACTGGGAAGGAACAGACGTATCGAGGGAAAGACCAAAAGCATAGTCCCGGGGCGATTCCGTTTGTCCCTCTTCGCAAAACGCCGGGCCGGAAAGCGCCAGCAGCGCGGTACAGGCTACCGCTTTCATCCATTTCATTTTTCATCTCCTGTTTTGGGCGGTAGCGGTGAGAAATACCCCACGATCAGAACCAGTATCGCCACGCCGATAAACGCCACTGCGCGGGACAAACCGCCTCCACCCGCGCTGTCCACCAGCATCAGTTTAACCATCACCACGCCCAGCAGCGCGGCACCGCAGAGCCACTCCTGCCGCGAAGCCCGACGGGTGGCATGGATCATGACCACCAGCGCGCTCAGCATCCAGAACAGGGCAAAGCTGGTCTGGATAAGCCGCGAATCCCACAGCGATGCCATATTCCAGGCCACGTCGCCGTACCAGGCCAGGGCGCGCATCAGCGCACCGTTCAGCCACCAGAAGCCAAACGCCATAATCGCGACGGCAGGCCACGGTCGGGCCTGCGAGAGCCACGCCGGGTAGTAGCGATCCACAGCCCGATAAAAGACGACCAGCCCCAGCAGCGCGAACGCCGCGCCTTCCTCAAGCGGGTTTACCAGCGGCAGCCAGGTCTGACGATAGACCACGCCGTCCTGGAAATTGGTCACCACCAGCAATACCAGCAGCGCCACGACCACGGGGATCGGTGCCAGGCAGGCGTAGAGCGCAGGCCACTCCCGGAACGGCCACCCGCGACGCCGTACGGCCGCAGAGAGCCCCATAATTACCCCGCCGCCTGCTGCCATCGCTAAACCGCTGCCCCAGGCCGCCATGCCCCACGGCAACGACCGGGCAAACCAGTAAAGCTCAGCGGCCAGCGCCAGCAAAATCATCCAGAACAGCGACAAATGCAGCCCCATCGCGATGCGCGGCAGGAGTCTTTCACCGTCGCGCCGAAGCAGCATCAGCGCGCCAGGAAGCGCAACGCACCAGGCCAGATTTGACCACCCGGCGGCAACGATCTGCTGGTGCCAGAGCTGATACCCCACCATCAGCAGCATAATCGGCCACAGCAGCCATTTGCTGGCATCCAGCTCCCGCCACGCCAGACGAGCAGCCACCTGCCGCCAGCCCCAGACCGATGCCGCCGTCAGCGCCAGCACGCCCGCCAGAATCGGTAATTCCTGCGTCAGCACCAGCCGCGATGCGCCCAATAGCGCCACGAGCCAGAACAGCAGACCACCGGCCAGCAGCGCCCGGCTGACCAGCAGGAAGAGAGTCCGCCACAGCCAGGCCGCAGCCAGCCAGCAAAGGCTGAGGATGGTGAAGATCAGCAGCAGGCTCAACGACGTAACGCCGTTTGTCTGCGCCCACAGCGCGCTGCCGAGCGCCAGCACCAGCAGCGCCGTCCCGCTATAGCTCATGCGACGCTGGTTCTGCTGCACGCCCAGCCAGAGGATACCCAGCCCTTCCAGCGCCCAGGCCATCGCCGTCCAGCGCGCCGACAGCGCCAGCGGAATGGAGAGCGTCGCGAACCCGCCGCCGATGGCCAGCGCCGCCAGGACCAGCGGTCGTCCGATGGAGGGATAGCGCCGCAGCGCAAGGAACGCGAGGGTAAGATAAAATGCGCCGTATCCCAGCGCGCTCAGGGCCGGGCCATATTCCCAGTGCCGGGTCATGCCGTACTGCATCCCGAAACCGATCAGCGGCGGGGCAAACAGCAGCACGCCGTCGATAATCTGCTTCCCTTTCTCCTGCGCCCGCAGCGACAGCGCCACGCTCAGCACGCCGAATATCAGCGTATTGGCAATCAGGAACAGCTGGCAGACCCAATAGTCTTCAGGCTGGTAGTCATTCAGCCCCCACAGGCCGCCCACGCCGAACGTAAACAGCAGCCCGAGCAGGTTCAGCTCGCGCCAGTGCTGCCAGATGCTGATAGCGAGAATGCCGATGGAAAGCAGGAGATAGAAAGAGAACAGCGCCACAAAGCTGCCGCCCCCGGTAGATAAGAGCAGCGGCGCAAGATACCCGCCGAGGCTTGCCAGCATGGCGAGGCTCAGCGCCTTCTGCAGCACCGCCAGCCCGACGCTTGCCGCGCATATCACCACCAGAAGCGCAAAAGCCAGCGTCATCGGCAGCATTTGCCAGAGCCGGAATGCGCCAAACACCGTCAGGTAGAGCACGCCGGTCGCCCCGCCCTGGAGGATTAGCGCATAGACACGCTGCCTGTGCCGCAGCCGCCACCCGACCGCCAGCAGAACGATGGCAAACAGCGCCGTTGCCACGAGGCGCAACTCAAGCGGGAACAGGGAATGTTCCACGGTATAACGCAGCA contains:
- a CDS encoding DUF2339 domain-containing protein, with the translated sequence MDELYILGCLFLVFALVVAPVLAVIGFNRSTAARQEIARLRQRIEALEQRGVPESAPEPVQTTAPVAVTAPAVEDAPAPVDPWRPDTPAAVADPAPAPVPAEKQPSAFGGILTSLVRWFMQGNPLAKLGILLLFLGLSFLLRYTVEHSLFPLELRLVATALFAIVLLAVGWRLRHRQRVYALILQGGATGVLYLTVFGAFRLWQMLPMTLAFALLVVICAASVGLAVLQKALSLAMLASLGGYLAPLLLSTGGGSFVALFSFYLLLSIGILAISIWQHWRELNLLGLLFTFGVGGLWGLNDYQPEDYWVCQLFLIANTLIFGVLSVALSLRAQEKGKQIIDGVLLFAPPLIGFGMQYGMTRHWEYGPALSALGYGAFYLTLAFLALRRYPSIGRPLVLAALAIGGGFATLSIPLALSARWTAMAWALEGLGILWLGVQQNQRRMSYSGTALLVLALGSALWAQTNGVTSLSLLLIFTILSLCWLAAAWLWRTLFLLVSRALLAGGLLFWLVALLGASRLVLTQELPILAGVLALTAASVWGWRQVAARLAWRELDASKWLLWPIMLLMVGYQLWHQQIVAAGWSNLAWCVALPGALMLLRRDGERLLPRIAMGLHLSLFWMILLALAAELYWFARSLPWGMAAWGSGLAMAAGGGVIMGLSAAVRRRGWPFREWPALYACLAPIPVVVALLVLLVVTNFQDGVVYRQTWLPLVNPLEEGAAFALLGLVVFYRAVDRYYPAWLSQARPWPAVAIMAFGFWWLNGALMRALAWYGDVAWNMASLWDSRLIQTSFALFWMLSALVVMIHATRRASRQEWLCGAALLGVVMVKLMLVDSAGGGGLSRAVAFIGVAILVLIVGYFSPLPPKTGDEK